The Vibrio echinoideorum DNA window ACGAACATCAGTTTCCATTTTGTCAGACTGAACACCGGCATCCAACAATTCACGAATCGGTTCTACCATGGAATAAGGCATAACGACGTGGAAGTCACCACCACCGCCATCCACTTCAATGTGAAATGAACTCACAACAATCACTTCTGTTGGGCTCACAATGTTCGCCATGCTTGGGTTCACTTCAGAATCCAAGTATTCAAACTCAACTCCCATTACTGGTGACCAAGCTTCTTTGTAATCTTCAAACACAATTTTCAGTAATAACTGAATAATTCGTCTTTCAGTCGGCGTGAATTCGCGGCCTTCAATCTTGGCGTGAAAACGGCCATCGCCACCAAAAAAATTCTCTACAAGAATAAAAACAAGACGTGCTTCCATGGTGATCAGCGCCGTACCTTTTAACGGACGGAAACGAACCATGTTTAAACTGGTGGGTACATACAATGTGTTCTGGTACTCACCAAACTTCATCATTTGTACGCCGTTGATCGACACTTCAGCCGTTTTACGCAACATATTAAACAAACTGATACGCATATGACGCGCAAAACGTTCGTTAATAAGTTCAAGGGTCGGCATTCGACCACGGACGATTCGATCTTGAGATGAGAAATCGAAATTGATCGCATTGTCATTTTCGGTCTCTAAGACATCTTCAACGTCTTCAACATCGTCTACGCCGTGTAAGAGCGCATCAATTTCGTCTTGGCTTAATAAATCGGTCACAAATTACCTATTGAATTACGAAGTCAGTGAATAACACTTTTTCAATCACAGGCTGGCCAACTGCTTGAGCCAGGCTTGCTTTAATATCTTCAGTCGCCTTATTGCGTAGTTCCACTCGCCCTGTTGGTGAGCGCAATTGATCAACCGTTGCAGATGCGAATGTTGCCAATAGCGTGCTTTCTACTAATGGAGAGTGGTAACGAGCAAGATCTTCATTCTTGCTGCCGCGTACCATTAATTGTGCTTTTATCTGAACTAGACGGTCTTTTTTATCACCCGTCACATTGAACAAAAAAGGCTGAGGAATATTAACATACATGACAGGTTCTACAGCGACCATCGCAGTAACGGGTTGAGATTGAGACTCAGAAGCTCCGTCATCTGAACCTAGAAAAAAGAACAGTGCGGCACCCACTCCAAGCAGTAAAACGACTACGGCAATAATGATAATAAGAAGCTTACTTTTCTTTTTAGTTGGATCTTGTTCTGCAGACATACTGTTCTCTAACTTCCTGTTATTTCCACTAACGAGCTGTTATGGCCTGATATTAGGCATAATAACTAATTCCATCACGCTTTGATGCGACATTCAATTCAAGATTGCTGCCGCTATCAAGGTTTTCATCACCTTGACCATCATTTGCGCGGTTAGAGCCTGATTGTTGCTCACCATTGTTGTATCTATCTTGCCCTTGACCCGTATTCTGTTGTTGAACGGACGAATCAGCAAGCTGCATCCCTTGTTGAGCAAGCATCTCTCTCAAACGAGGTAA harbors:
- the fliM gene encoding flagellar motor switch protein FliM — encoded protein: MTDLLSQDEIDALLHGVDDVEDVEDVLETENDNAINFDFSSQDRIVRGRMPTLELINERFARHMRISLFNMLRKTAEVSINGVQMMKFGEYQNTLYVPTSLNMVRFRPLKGTALITMEARLVFILVENFFGGDGRFHAKIEGREFTPTERRIIQLLLKIVFEDYKEAWSPVMGVEFEYLDSEVNPSMANIVSPTEVIVVSSFHIEVDGGGGDFHVVMPYSMVEPIRELLDAGVQSDKMETDVRWSSALRDEIMDVPVNFRVNLLEQDISLRDLMELRPGDVIPMNMPEHATMFVEELPTYRVKMGRSGEKLAVQISEKIQRPHVVKTDLAFLGKDLMSELENSDDNE
- the fliL gene encoding flagellar basal body-associated protein FliL, yielding MSAEQDPTKKKSKLLIIIIAVVVLLLGVGAALFFFLGSDDGASESQSQPVTAMVAVEPVMYVNIPQPFLFNVTGDKKDRLVQIKAQLMVRGSKNEDLARYHSPLVESTLLATFASATVDQLRSPTGRVELRNKATEDIKASLAQAVGQPVIEKVLFTDFVIQ